CGGCAACAACTTCGTTTCCGATACAGCCTATGATTGCTGCAAGAGCTACAGCTTCCAAATGATCTACGGGCTGGGGATTTAAAAAGCGGGTTACGGACTCATAGCCTGCAACTGCTGCGCTGAAAAGGATCAGAAAAACAATGATTACACCTGCAAGATCTTCTACCCTGCCGTATCCGTAAGAAAAGCTTTTGCTCGGCTTCCTTTTTGCGAGGGAAAAAGCTATTGCAAGGGGGATTGCTGTTGATGCGTCTCCGAAGTTATGGATGGTATCGGCGAGCAGGGCAACACTTCCCGAGACATACACGATGAAAATCTGCAGGACGGCTGTGACCATAAGCCCTATGAAAGACCATTTGACAGCCCAGAGCCCTCTGCTGGTAGCAGTTATTGAAGGATCTACAGCTCCGTGAGTATGACTGTGCATGTGGGAGTGAGTTCTGGAATGAGTACAGGCGTGCTCATAACTCTTATGTGACTGTTCGGAACTTTCCTTCTTCCCGTGTGAATGATAATTGGAATGCTTTTCTGACATGATTACTCCAGATCAATAAGATTTTTTAAAACAATTTTTTTATCGGATACTCTATTGACTATTATATGCTCATCTGAAATTCATAGAAGAAGATTTAATTTTCAGTATCTGTTAAGCGTTTAAAAGAAGGTTTGTTGAAGCTAAAGCAATCTAATCTGTTTTTTTCTTTTGTTTTCGTTATATCCGCATCCTCTACTTACGATATTTTTTTAATGACCGTGGGTTATATCTCTTTATTTTTTAAATAATTAATATACATTTTTTCTTATATGTCCTATATGGGAATACTTAGTCGAATGAAAATTGCTTTATCTGTCCTTAGTTGTATAATTAATTGATAAAGCTTTTCTTTCTAATTTGTCCTATATAAAAATACTTATATTTAAAAGAATGATGCTTTTGAACAAACAATAACAAACTGAGATCCGGGAATGCTCTAATTTATTTTATATCTTCATATGTGATGAAAATTCTATGTAATAACAATTAGATGCTCTGAACTATGAATTCAGTTTTTAGTGAGTTAAGGACTCAAAATAAAAGCCGCGTCCCTATAAAATCGGGTCTCTTAAAACCGGGGCTTTTAAGACCGAGTCTCTAATAGAAATTGAGTTCAGGATAAAAATTGAGTTCAGGATAAAAACTGAGGCTCGAAAGTTGAATAACAGCAAAAGCCGAAAAAAGATAATGAGAAATGCAATTTTAACGCAGAAATCAGGTAAGATCCCTCCAGGGCCAGATATCAGTCTGCTCTGATTAGTCTGCTCTGGAAAGGGTTTACCTGGAATATCTCACTCCGGATTAACCTACGAAAATAAAATTCTCAAATTGCCATGGGTCCGGGTCGTGCTTCACGGCGGGGCTTTCTTTGAAAAATATTTTGCGGTTTTTGAGTGGTGTCCAGTCCGAAGGTGTCGAAATAAATTTCCCGAGGTACGGTCTGGCAATATCCAGGACAAAATCATGGGGCAGGTCTTCAGGTGTTTTAACGCCTTCCCGCGGGTTTTCAAGCATCCATAGTATGGCAGCAACAATGCCTGCAGCTACCTGAAGAGTTGTAGCATTCTGGCCGGGAGCGAGGGACCTTGCCTCTTCAATGCTCAACGCACTCCCGGTCCACCAGGAATTATAAGAGTGACCCATCAGGAGTGCTCCCATTATATCTTCGCCAGATACGATTTCATTTGTCATGATCCTGAGCCTGGGTTGAAGCTCATAATTCCTGCCACGCAATTCGCAAAGAGAGGAAAGGGTATCATGAGAGGGCATGTAAGCATAATGTACTGTGGGGCGATATACCGCTTTTTCACCTTCCCAGACAGTTAGCAGTTTTGAAAGGCCATATGATTCTCCGTGACGGATAGCCATACCTACAATTTCTTCGTCAGGTATCCACGACCTGACCCATGCATTAACGCCCATCTGAGGAAGGAGAATTACATTTTTCGGTCCGTAAGGAGGTATATGTGCGAGGGGAGGCAATTTGCTCTCATGGGTGCCCCAGGCTATTTCAACCGGAGCAGTTCCTTCTTCTCTTAATCCTTCAATGCTCCATGTTCCTACAAATTCATTAACTTCCTTTGGCCGGCTGGCAATTTGAGTATCCCTTTCGCTGCAGTGGATCACCCTGATTCCCAGCTTCCGGGCCAGGCGGGCAAAGTCCCTGTTTTTTGCAAGGAGGGCAATTTCCTGTTCGTCTTCGGGTGATACTTTTTTGTCTTCACAGGTGCGGGCGGCAATATCCAGCAAGCCCTGCTTTACGAAGTGAGTTATCAGGCCCGGATTTGCTCCATGGTCAACAACAGCAGTCGGAGCATCTTTCCAGTCGCGGGAAAGTTCCTGCAGTCTCATTTGCCGTAAATAAAGAGATTTTTCCAATAAACTTTGAGTCAGAAATTTCTCAGCAGGGTCCCATACTTCAACCGAAGTATTAACGTACAGTACCTCATGATCATGGCACCACTTAACGATTTCATTGGCATCGATATTCCACGAAAGATCAATGATCATTCCTTCATTTTCCATATTTTGTGACAGAACCTGATCCAGATTTTCCGGGGTAATCTTTTCACGGACAAACGTTAATCCCTGATTAGTATACTTTTTCAGGGCTTTTGACTTGTCTTCAAAATCAATTAAGGTGATGTTTTCAAGCGGGATATCGAGCTTATCCAGTAAAAGGGGCAGGG
This window of the Methanosarcina mazei S-6 genome carries:
- a CDS encoding saccharopine dehydrogenase C-terminal domain-containing protein, which encodes MKKRFSNKVLIIGYGSVSQCTLPLLLDKLDIPLENITLIDFEDKSKALKKYTNQGLTFVREKITPENLDQVLSQNMENEGMIIDLSWNIDANEIVKWCHDHEVLYVNTSVEVWDPAEKFLTQSLLEKSLYLRQMRLQELSRDWKDAPTAVVDHGANPGLITHFVKQGLLDIAARTCEDKKVSPEDEQEIALLAKNRDFARLARKLGIRVIHCSERDTQIASRPKEVNEFVGTWSIEGLREEGTAPVEIAWGTHESKLPPLAHIPPYGPKNVILLPQMGVNAWVRSWIPDEEIVGMAIRHGESYGLSKLLTVWEGEKAVYRPTVHYAYMPSHDTLSSLCELRGRNYELQPRLRIMTNEIVSGEDIMGALLMGHSYNSWWTGSALSIEEARSLAPGQNATTLQVAAGIVAAILWMLENPREGVKTPEDLPHDFVLDIARPYLGKFISTPSDWTPLKNRKIFFKESPAVKHDPDPWQFENFIFVG